The nucleotide window CGCAGATGCTTGGATTACCGAATCGTTGGTAATTAGCTCCAAATCGAGTTGTCGTGCTGTAGCAGCAATTAAACGATCGTGCAATTCTGGAATGTCAGTAATTTCGGCTGTAGACTGAATCACAGCAAAGTTCAACGAATATTCCTTGTAATTTGGGTGCTCCTTCAGATAATCTTCGACCTCATCAATTGATGTCCGGATCCGTTGCTTTTCCGAGAGGTAGAGTATTTCGGCAAAGACTATCCCTGGCACATAAACGATAGTGTTCCCGAATTCAACGGAATCGAAAATCGTTTTCACTTTCTCGCTTAACCGCCGTCGTTCAATGCGCAAAACGAATCCAATCGTATTGGTGACGAACTCACTCACAAGGGTAGCGTTTGTCATAATCTTCAAATTCCTTTTCCAAATGTGCTGCTTCGTCACGGCTTAATTGGTGCAATTCAGCATTGAGCAGAGAATGCTGTATTTCCTCCTTAAACGCTTGAGGCTGAAATGTCCGTTTGCGGACGAAAAAGATAAAATCGGCGATTTCAGCAAGCGTTTCCGGAGGTAGCCCTTTAATACCTTCGATAATAAGTTGTTGGTAGTTTTGTGTCATCATTGATTTTCTCCGCTTGGGTGTCATGTCAGTACTCATACAAAAGAGTTGGCAATTCGCGCCAGATCAAATTGCCGTGTTATGGCAGCAATTGCAATCATTTTTCAATCTGACTCAGCGGCATGATAAATGCCAAACTCGGTTCCTCGCGCTCCATTGGTTCTACAGCAAACCCCATAGAGAGTTTGAGTTGATGGTTTTCTGGGTGGTCCATGTCACTGACAGATCGAACCTGGTAACAATCAAGATCCTTCGCCCGTTTGAGCGTATATTCTTGCAGTGCTCTGCCAATGCCTTGCCGCCGATACGCTTTCTTCACACCAAACGCAATAATCTTCGCCTCTCGCAGTGTCTTTCCGTCCATCTGAACAGGGGGATGGTCGCGATCATGGGGACCAATGTCCCAAACGACAAACATGAGAAACCCAACGATATTTCCATCCTGCTTGGCAGCCAAGAAGTAACGTGCGAATTGCTCAAAATGGGGATTAAATGCCCACCCTGTTTGGTTTTCCTGCGTGATGACATCAACCAATTCCTGCCACTTTGGATGGCCGGGCGTCATCTCTTCAATTGAGAAAGGCGATAATTTGTGCATTCGGTTTGTCAGATTAACTATTTGGGTTTTACCTAAAAGTTGCACAGCTATAGAATGTTGGTCAACTTTGAGGAGGTTTCCTCATGCCGGCAATGCCTGCTCATAAAACCGCTGCCAATTACGATACATCACGTTGGCAATGTCCGACTCAGCATAGCCGCGCTCATCAAGAATGTTTGCAATTTTTTGATAATCCGCCACTGTGTCGATTTCATACGGAGCACCGTCGTTACCTCCTTGACCGTCCGTATCCCCGCCGATGGCAGCGTGCTGCGAATTGCCCGCCAACTGGCAGACATGATCCATGTGATTCACCAGATGCTCTAACGTAACCGCCTCTCTTGGGAAGACACTACGACGCGGTGGAATATCCCCGCCCCAGTCGATACCGCTTTCTGCATAGATCATCCACGTATCCATCGATGCGCCGATGATACCGCCGCGTTCAAGGAGGGCTTTGAGTTGTTCGTCAGAAAACTGTCGCTCGCCGGGTGCTAATGCGCGGCAGTTCTGATGACTTGCCATCACCGGTCCAGAGAATAGATCCAGTGCCTGCCAAAACGCTTCATCGGCGGTGTGGGTGAGGTCGAGAACCATCCCCAATTCATCCATCTCACGTAGCAGCGGTTTGGCGGGAGCTAGCAATCCACCGGGTCTGCCCGTGCCGTGAGAATAGGTACTGATGCCGTAATGCGCCAAGTTAATTGTGCGCAGTCCGCTCTCCCACCATTCGTGGACATGTTCGGGCCAAAGGATGGGATCTGCCCCCTCCATGCCGAGAACCATGCCAACTGGCAAATTCTCATAGCTTGTGGCTTCCGACCACGTTTGCATATGTTCGCTGAAATCACCACGAGTTCTCAAGATACGTGCCTCACCCCTACTCTCCAGAATTCGGTAGTAGGCGAGGTGCGCCTGTGCTGCAGCATAGGCAACATCACCGCTCCTGTATCCCCAGATGGGACTGTTCTCTCGCTGAATCCGTCCCGATATTTTAACCAACGCCGCCGCAATTTTTCCGCGCCGCATCTCAGGAAGCGAAGCCATTGTCCCAGAAGCGGGCCATCGGTCCCCTTCCCGCGATCCTTCCTGAACCGCTCGGACCTCCTCAATCGGCAAGGTCAGATCTCGATTCAAATCAATCGCGCCATACGCCATCGGATAGTCACCGTCAAAAATGAACATGATTTACCTCTACCTTCATCGTAATTGATTGTCAAATAAATTGAGTTACCACAAAGTAGTAGGCATGCTCCGTATGCCGTAACCCTTGACTATTTGGAGCAGCGTGTATACCAAGAACCCATGTCTATTGAGGAGAAATTACCCACGCAGCTGATACGCAATCGCATAGGCACACTTATGAACCCCAGAGTTGTTAGGCTCAGAACGATGCCACGTGTAATTGGTAAAGAATGCTGCATCTCCCGGTGACATAGGTAACAGCACCTCCCCGGAAAAATCGACCTCCGCTATCGGAATGCGCCATCGCTTGAACGCCTCGCCGCTTCGAGCATTGTGATAGCTCGGCTCATCGTAGTAGCCTTCGTGTTCGATCAGCGTCCACGATTGCTGCGTACCGGGCATGATTGCCAAAGCACACCCATCCACCCCTACCTCATCAAGCGCAATCCACGAGTTGCAACCCCGCTTAGGTGCCAAATGCCAGTAGAATGAATCTTGGTGGAAGAACGATTGACCGCTGATGGCACGATGCTTAATTAATGCCTGATCGGTGAAACGTTCAACAGGACCGCCAAGTAGTTGTTCCATCACACGGTGCAAGTTTGGGTGATCGGCTATCGCTTTGAAAACCCCTTCCCGCATGGCAGGACGTTGTACACCAATCGGAAGGAAACCATCCTCACTGTTTCGGAATTTCGACAGATCCAGCACCTGAAAATGAGTGTCGGGCCAATCGTGATCGCCAGCCAGCAGATCCATGAGACGGTTACGCACCCGACAACCCTCTTCGGGCGAAATCAATCCACGCACGACAGTATAGCCTTCGGTTCTATATTGCTCCAGTTGTTCTTCAGTCAGTTGCATATCGTCTCCCCCAATTGTGCGAATTGGTATGAGTCCCGATTTCTCTATGCTTCTTGCACATTCTCTTCTATTTTCGCAAATACAAGCGTATCGCGTAATTCTCCTGATGGCGAAAGCGAATCATTTCGGAATGTACCTTCCAATTTGAATTCAAGACGGTCAGGGATGCGTCGGCTCCGGACGTTTTTTGAATCACAACGAATTTCCACCCGCTTCGCTCCAAGGGTCTCAAACGCAAATTTTGTAATCGCCTCCGTTGACTCAGTAATATAGCCTTGCCCCTGAAAACACTTTCGACACCAATAGCCAATCTCAAACTTGGGGATGTCCCAGTTTATCCGATGCAAGCCGCTACCACCGACGAGCGTGTCTGTGCCTTTTAGAAAAAGAAACAGCATGAGATCCTTTCGCGCTAAAAAGTCACACTGTGACCGACGGACAAAGGACTCAGATTCCTCCAATGTAGGCATCTGCTGCGCCCACGGCATCCATGGCTTGAGGTCATCAAACGTTTCTCGAACAGCACTGTTTATTTCAGCACCATCGCCCGGACGAGGGGCACGGATAGTCAA belongs to Candidatus Poribacteria bacterium and includes:
- a CDS encoding PIN domain-containing protein yields the protein MTNATLVSEFVTNTIGFVLRIERRRLSEKVKTIFDSVEFGNTIVYVPGIVFAEILYLSEKQRIRTSIDEVEDYLKEHPNYKEYSLNFAVIQSTAEITDIPELHDRLIAATARQLDLELITNDSVIQASAFVKTIW
- a CDS encoding GNAT family N-acetyltransferase, which gives rise to MHKLSPFSIEEMTPGHPKWQELVDVITQENQTGWAFNPHFEQFARYFLAAKQDGNIVGFLMFVVWDIGPHDRDHPPVQMDGKTLREAKIIAFGVKKAYRRQGIGRALQEYTLKRAKDLDCYQVRSVSDMDHPENHQLKLSMGFAVEPMEREEPSLAFIMPLSQIEK
- a CDS encoding dipeptidase is translated as MFIFDGDYPMAYGAIDLNRDLTLPIEEVRAVQEGSREGDRWPASGTMASLPEMRRGKIAAALVKISGRIQRENSPIWGYRSGDVAYAAAQAHLAYYRILESRGEARILRTRGDFSEHMQTWSEATSYENLPVGMVLGMEGADPILWPEHVHEWWESGLRTINLAHYGISTYSHGTGRPGGLLAPAKPLLREMDELGMVLDLTHTADEAFWQALDLFSGPVMASHQNCRALAPGERQFSDEQLKALLERGGIIGASMDTWMIYAESGIDWGGDIPPRRSVFPREAVTLEHLVNHMDHVCQLAGNSQHAAIGGDTDGQGGNDGAPYEIDTVADYQKIANILDERGYAESDIANVMYRNWQRFYEQALPA
- a CDS encoding phytanoyl-CoA dioxygenase family protein, which encodes MQLTEEQLEQYRTEGYTVVRGLISPEEGCRVRNRLMDLLAGDHDWPDTHFQVLDLSKFRNSEDGFLPIGVQRPAMREGVFKAIADHPNLHRVMEQLLGGPVERFTDQALIKHRAISGQSFFHQDSFYWHLAPKRGCNSWIALDEVGVDGCALAIMPGTQQSWTLIEHEGYYDEPSYHNARSGEAFKRWRIPIAEVDFSGEVLLPMSPGDAAFFTNYTWHRSEPNNSGVHKCAYAIAYQLRG
- a CDS encoding GNAT family N-acetyltransferase is translated as MDALLLDFPESFESDRLTIRAPRPGDGAEINSAVRETFDDLKPWMPWAQQMPTLEESESFVRRSQCDFLARKDLMLFLFLKGTDTLVGGSGLHRINWDIPKFEIGYWCRKCFQGQGYITESTEAITKFAFETLGAKRVEIRCDSKNVRSRRIPDRLEFKLEGTFRNDSLSPSGELRDTLVFAKIEENVQEA